In Aulosira sp. FACHB-615, the DNA window TCAGCTTTTACTACCGCCATCAACTGAGTACGTGGTGATAACAACTGTTTTAGTTGCTTGACATTGTGTGACAAAGCCTCTAGGTCAATTTCTACCCACGCACGCTGGGAAAACCACGCATAGGTGTCACACTGTTGATTAGATGCAATACCCGTCATTTGATCACGACTCAGCATATTTCCGTTCTCCTATCACACCACCACTAATAGATATTCATACTCATATAAACTACTTCCGTGTTAATTGAAAAGTTTTTCTTAAGACCAATTGAATGTTTAGATCAGAAGTATTTGAGTTTGGGAAAGATCATCAACCCCAGTTAATAAAAATTTACAAGTGTTGCTTAATACCGCAAATTTCTGCCCAAAATCAGGCTAACTGGCGATTTATCATCAAAATTGTGCCGTGCAACTTAACTTTTCCGACTCTTATTTTCAAATTTCTAATTTAAATACAACAATTATTCAATTATTCCGGAAGTATAATTTATTCTCATCTCCCAAGGAGAAGAGAATCGTGTTAATATATGTAAAACTAATACCTTGAGCGTTAATCAATGGGGAAGGTTTTAGTCTTAAACGCCTCTTACGAACCGCTTAATATTACGAGCTGGCGACGTGCTGCGGTTTTGTTAATTAAAGGCAAGGCAGAACGAGTCGAACACAACGGCAGACTACTTTACGCGGGTTTTCCATTACCAACGGTAATCCGCCTACGTCATTACGTGCGTGTTCCCTATAAGGAAATGCCTCTGACTCGCCGGAACCTCTTGCACCGTGACGGTCACACTTGTCAATATTGCGGCTATACAGGGGATGAGTTGACGTTAGATCATGTCATACCGCGATCGCGTGGTGGTGGCGATACCTGGGAAAACATCGTTACGGCTTGTGTCCGTTGCAATGTGAAAAAGGGCAATCGCACGCCTCAAGAAGCCCACATGCTACTGCGTCATCTACCCCGCCAACCTTACAGCAGCCTCTATTTTGAGGTTAGTAAGCATCTTAAAAGTGGGCTGCATCAAGAGTGGCAAAAGTATGTGATAGGTCTTTGACACTAATAATTCCACCCTAGTTAGCACAGCCACAATGACTGATTGTTGGTGTGATGGTTTTGTTTGAGTTGGGGCAACAGTAGGTTAGATTGCTCACATACTACTATGATTGGTGTTGCATCCTATACAGGAGTTGCATCTGCTTATGGGTATGACCCGACAGTAGCTGCAAAAGTAGTGTGCTGGCATCTGCCTAAAGAATTCAACAGTCTTTTATTGTATATCCATAAACCAAAAAAATCTAGACTTGAGTCAAAAATTCTCTCCAACTGAGAGAATGGTCTAGGGAAGGGAAAAATTAGAGTTTGATCACAAAGCTGAAACATTGATTTTCTGCCGTTATATGTAATTTGGCAGAACTTCATAAAATTTTGCCGGGTTATCTTGACAAAAAATACACCAAGATACGTATCCCAAGTATTCTATATTTTTGCGAAGATCAAGATGTGTGGCTAAATCAGTAAAACCCTGATTGTAACTTTCTCAATCAATCCAGCCTCACACTTAACAAAGATGTTTTCTATGCAACTAAATTCTTCCTTGAAGCAGTCAGAGAGTTTTTCATTGACCACAGAACCCAATCCAGAAGATGCTGAGGTAGACCACCAAGAAGTAGTTGAACTACCTCTGAATCGGCCATCCTTACCAGCATCTACCAGCGATGGGGTGAGTGTTTATCTCAGTCAACGTAACAATTCCTTAACTTTTCAAAAAGCAGAGGAACTACAAAAGACCTTATTAGCCCATAGACATGAGCGCCAGCTAATTATTTTGCAGGATTTTCCTGACCCTGATGCGCTCTCATGTGCGTGGGCTTACCAGCTAATTGCTCAACAATATGATATTAAGTGTGAAATTATTTATGCTGGGACGTTGAGCCATCAGGAAAATATTGCCTTAGTCAAGCTGACAAATTTACCTGCACAGCGTTGGACACCGCAAAACGTCAAATCTAAAGATTTGTCTTGTTATCAAGGTTTTGTACTCATTGATAACCAGGGAACCACCAGTCAGTTATTAGCGACTGTACAGCATTCAGGCATACCCTTAGTAGCAGTGATTGACCATCACAGCTTACAATCAGAACTTAAATCAGAGTTTGTTGATGTCCGTCCTTATGTCAGAGCGACAGCAACAATTTTTACTCAGTATTTGCAGTCAGGTTTATTGGCTTTAGACAGCAGCATTAGCCAACACGTAAAATGTGCTACAGCCTTGATGCACGGCTTGCGATCGGATACAAATCGACTGATGCAAGCACAAGAAGAAGATTTTATGGCGGCTGCTTACCTGAGTCGATTTTATGATGCTCAATTATTAAACGCGATTCTCCAGGCGAACCGTTCTAAGCGAGTGATGGATGTAATTGAGCGATCGCTAAAAAATCGTATAGTGCAGAATAACTTTTCTATCGCCGGCGTTGGTTATCTGCGCTACGACGACCGCGATGCGATTCCCCAAGCGGCTGATTTCTTAGTCACCGAAGAAAACGTCCACACCGCCGTAGTTTACGGTATCGTTCACGATGAAGACGATGAACTCGAAGTTGTCATCGGCTCCCTGCGAACCACCAAACTCACCCTCGACCCCGATGAATTTATCAAAGAAGCCTTTGGTCAAGACAGCACCGGACGCTTTTTTGGCGGTGGTAGAACCAGTGCGGGTGGTTTTGAAATTCCAATGGGTTTCCTCTCAGGTAGTAACGAAAATCCAGCCTACGCCAAGATGAAATGGGAAGTTTTTGACGCTCAGATTAAACAGAAATTACTGAAGTTAGTTAACCCTAAAGATAACCCCATTCAGTCAGAGTAAATCTTGCGATTGAAGACAGGATAAAGTTGAACTTAATTTAAATTGGCAGCCAGAAATTTATTTCTTGGCTGTTTATTTACTTTATGCTATGAACTTGAGTAAATCGGACACCATTTACTTTTCGCTGCTATGGGACTCATATTTGATTTGGGAAAAAAATCAGTACATTCAGATCAGCCTTCTGTCCGACTCCCGACTCCCCATTCCCTATTCCCTACCTACACAAATAAATTCAGAAATCAAACCGGATTCCCATAGACTATTCCATCAGTTTAATTTGTTGATTAGCTGTGGTTTGCGCCTTTAACATTGCTTGCTGTAATGATTGTTGTCCCAACAAAGCACTGACAAATTGATTATCAAAATTATTCATAATAGCTGCGGGATATTTACCAACTTGCCACGGTGTTGCATAATTCACCCCTGCAACCAATGGTTTTCGCAGAATATCTTTGTCATAGCCTAACTTTTGTGCTATCGATTTTCTAGTTGGTAGTGCAAATCCTGTAGCTGTCCATTTTTGCATTCCGGCTTTACCAGTTAGGTAAGAAATTAATTCCCAAGCTGCTGCTTTTTGCTGAGATTGCTTGTTCATCACATAGGCAACAGTAAACACCATTGTGCCTTTTTGATTGTTAATGGTGGGTAATTCTGCTGTGGCAAATTCCAGTTGAGGGAAAGTTTCTTGGAGATAAGGAATCGCCCAGTTACCTTCAATCACCATTGCGACTTTACCCTGTCCAAACATTTCGCTACCTGAGTTTGTCCCAACATCAGATTTTTGGGCGGATGATTTATCTTTTTGATACTGGTTGATAACTAATTGTAAGCCTTGTAAACTTTGTTCGCTGGCAAAGGTAGCGTAACCGTTCTCATCTATAACACGTCCATTAAAGGCTTTAATTTTATATACTTGTCGTGCTAATTCAGGTAATTCACCAAAACCATATTTGTTGAGCTTGCTTGTTAGTTTTTGGGAGTAAGAACGCAGTTCTGACCAATTTGTTGGAGGACTATTTAATCCCACCGCATTCAAAGATTTTGTGTTATAAAAAAGAGCTAATGTAGAATAGTCTTTTGGTAGCCCATAAATATGGTTTTGATATTTAAAGCTATCTAACAGGGTAACTTCAAAGTCTTCTATCTCAAATTCTGGTTGAATGTAATTATCTAAAGGTTCCAAAACATTTTGACTCATCAAAAAAGGCGCTTCCAGTGCATCAAGATAAAATACATCAGGGGCTGCGTCTCCAACCAAACGGGTTTTGATGACATCCATATATTGGTCGGAAATAACTTCATATTTAACTTTGATGTTGGGATGCTGGGCTTCAAAGTCTTGTAGAACTTGTTTTAATAGCTTTTGCTCAACTTGAGAACCAGCCCAGCCACTCAGTTTAACGGTGACTGCTTTGGTTGTTGTTAATGGTAGCTGGTGACAGCTAATAAAAGCGATCGCCATCACTAGAACTACACCCAAAAATTTCCCCAAGTTGATTCTTTTCACAGATGGATGACATGAGTTTTCACTTCACTTATATCGTCTGTTGCTCAAGACAGATGTTTAATAAATCTGAATTTTTGTTGAGAATAAGCAAGATAAAATAACAAAAAATTATAACCAAAACTGCGCTGAGGTGCGTTACTTCAAAAACAACTATGGATTCTGTTCAGCTTGAAACTGCTGCTTCTCTGACTCTGGAAACTCTGGAAATACCCCAGATTGTTACCCCACCAACTACTCTTGTTCCAACTCCCAAACCTGCTTTTCGTTTTCCCAAGGATGCTATTCGGACTAGTTTACGCGCCTCTACAGTGGATGCTGTTTTAGCAACAGTTTTTTCGATAACTACAGGCGGTATTTTACTTAGCAATTTCCTTGTGGAATTAGATGCTAGTCCGGTGGTGTTTGGGTTGTTATCTTCTATACCCATGTTGGTGAATCTGATTCAGCCTTTGGGTGCTTATTTATCAGAACGTACTACTAGCCGTTTTCGCTATGCGCTGGGGATATACGGAACATCTCGATTATTGTGGCTAATTTTAGCGATCGCTATTGCTATCTTTAGTTGGGGCAGTATCACTTCTCAACAGTTAGTTGTATTAACCTTGTTGATTGTTTTAGCCACTCATCTTTTAGGCGGGTTGGGGTGTGCATCTTGGATGAGTTGGTTAGCCATAATTGTTCCCCGAAGATTGCGCGGTAGGTATTTCGGGATTCGTAACAGTGCGGTTAGCTTGACTAATTTAATTTGTATGCCTTTGGCTGGTTTAATCGTATCTCATTGGGATGGTGGAAATATTCAAGGCTATGGAATAGTGCTGTTAATTGGGGTGATATTTGGCATTGTTAGTATTGGTTGCCAATATTTCA includes these proteins:
- a CDS encoding MFS transporter, whose translation is MDSVQLETAASLTLETLEIPQIVTPPTTLVPTPKPAFRFPKDAIRTSLRASTVDAVLATVFSITTGGILLSNFLVELDASPVVFGLLSSIPMLVNLIQPLGAYLSERTTSRFRYALGIYGTSRLLWLILAIAIAIFSWGSITSQQLVVLTLLIVLATHLLGGLGCASWMSWLAIIVPRRLRGRYFGIRNSAVSLTNLICMPLAGLIVSHWDGGNIQGYGIVLLIGVIFGIVSIGCQYFKIDINPQLQNSLASISPNNTTDELVTLPTISIWKNYNFLIFLIYISLWMFAVHLSAPFFNLYMLDTLNIDVSWVTLYGSLQAGANLLMLIWWGKLADRVGNLPILIFVGILVGLTPILWLGINASQLDIWLWLPLLHILAGITWAAIDLCNNNLQLAIAPMKNQSIYFAIAAAVAGASGALGTTIGSFIAQFALWGGLLGLFALSGLLRLAALVPLFFVQEPGR
- a CDS encoding HNH endonuclease, translated to MGKVLVLNASYEPLNITSWRRAAVLLIKGKAERVEHNGRLLYAGFPLPTVIRLRHYVRVPYKEMPLTRRNLLHRDGHTCQYCGYTGDELTLDHVIPRSRGGGDTWENIVTACVRCNVKKGNRTPQEAHMLLRHLPRQPYSSLYFEVSKHLKSGLHQEWQKYVIGL
- a CDS encoding bifunctional oligoribonuclease/PAP phosphatase NrnA, encoding MQLNSSLKQSESFSLTTEPNPEDAEVDHQEVVELPLNRPSLPASTSDGVSVYLSQRNNSLTFQKAEELQKTLLAHRHERQLIILQDFPDPDALSCAWAYQLIAQQYDIKCEIIYAGTLSHQENIALVKLTNLPAQRWTPQNVKSKDLSCYQGFVLIDNQGTTSQLLATVQHSGIPLVAVIDHHSLQSELKSEFVDVRPYVRATATIFTQYLQSGLLALDSSISQHVKCATALMHGLRSDTNRLMQAQEEDFMAAAYLSRFYDAQLLNAILQANRSKRVMDVIERSLKNRIVQNNFSIAGVGYLRYDDRDAIPQAADFLVTEENVHTAVVYGIVHDEDDELEVVIGSLRTTKLTLDPDEFIKEAFGQDSTGRFFGGGRTSAGGFEIPMGFLSGSNENPAYAKMKWEVFDAQIKQKLLKLVNPKDNPIQSE
- a CDS encoding ABC transporter substrate-binding protein, with the translated sequence MAIAFISCHQLPLTTTKAVTVKLSGWAGSQVEQKLLKQVLQDFEAQHPNIKVKYEVISDQYMDVIKTRLVGDAAPDVFYLDALEAPFLMSQNVLEPLDNYIQPEFEIEDFEVTLLDSFKYQNHIYGLPKDYSTLALFYNTKSLNAVGLNSPPTNWSELRSYSQKLTSKLNKYGFGELPELARQVYKIKAFNGRVIDENGYATFASEQSLQGLQLVINQYQKDKSSAQKSDVGTNSGSEMFGQGKVAMVIEGNWAIPYLQETFPQLEFATAELPTINNQKGTMVFTVAYVMNKQSQQKAAAWELISYLTGKAGMQKWTATGFALPTRKSIAQKLGYDKDILRKPLVAGVNYATPWQVGKYPAAIMNNFDNQFVSALLGQQSLQQAMLKAQTTANQQIKLME